Sequence from the Ornithinimicrobium humiphilum genome:
CTTGGTGCCAAGGCATCCACCGTGCGCCCTTAAAAACTTAAAAGCTACAAAGATGCTCGCGTCCACTGTACAGTTCTCAACATACGACCAGGCCCACCCCAGGCAGTTCCTTCCACCACGCACACCCAGCTCATGCGAGCCAGGCGCGGGTCTGGAAGAACCCGGGGCCCCGGAAACCAGAGGCACTCGTACCCCACCACCCCATCACGGAGCGGTCGGGCCCGATCCCTCAGGACCCAACAACGTGTCAGCACCACACCCACCCACGCACCCGACGCTTTCCCCACCCCCGAAAGGGCCGTACTCACGAACCAGGCGCACAGCATGCGCGCGGCGACAGATCATCGACGTTCCACCCAGAGCAACCCACCGTGGAACACTCGTCCACGAAGCAGGCCACATACGACCAACCCCCACCAGCAACGCCGGCACGGGTTCGGTCAGTGATGCTCCTTAGAAAGGAGGTGATCCAGCCGCACCTTCCGGTACGGCTACCTTGTTACGACTTAGTCCCAATCACCAGTCCCACCTTCGACGGCTCCCTCCACAAGGGTTGGGCCACCGGCTTCGGGTGTTACCGACTTTCGTGACTTGACGGGCGGTGTGTACAAGGCCCGGGAACGTATTCACCGCAGCGTTGCTGATCTGCGATTACTAGCGACTCCGACTTCATGGGGTCGAGTTGCAGACCCCAATCCGAACTGAGACCGGCTTTAAGGGATTCGCTCCACCTCGCGGTTTCGCAGCCCTCTGTACCGGCCATTGTAGCATGCGTGAAGCCCAAGACGTAAGGGGCATGATGATTTGACGTCATCCCCACCTTCCTCCGAGTTGACCCCGGCAGTCTCCTATGAGTCCCCACCATCACGTGCTGGCAACATAGAACGAGGGTTGCGCTCGTTGCGGGACTTAACCCAACATCTCACGACACGAGCTGACGACAACCATGCACCACCTGTATACCGACCTTGCGGGGCCCCCATCTCTGAGGGTTTCCGGTATATGTCAAGCCTTGGTAAGGTTCTTCGCGTTGCATCGAATTAATCCGCATGCTCCGCCGCTTGTGCGGGCCCCCGTCAATTCCTTTGAGTTTTAGCCTTGCGGCCGTACTCCCCAGGCGGGGCGCTTAATGCGTTAGCTGCGGCACGGACCCCGTGGAATGGGACCCACACCTAGCGCCCAACGTTTACGGCGTGGACTACCAGGGTATCTAATCCTGTTCGCTCCCCACGCTTTCGCTTCTCAGCGTCAGTAATGGCCCAGAGACCTGCCTTCGCCATCGGTGTTCCTCCTGATATCTGCGCATTCCACCGCTACACCAGGAATTCCAGTCTCCCCTACCACACTCTAGCCTGCCCGTACCCACTGCAAGCCCGGGGTTAAGCCCCGGGTTTTCACAGCAGACGCGACAAGCCGCCTACAAGCTCTTTACGCCCAATAATTCCGGACAACGCTCGCACCCTACGTATTACCGCGGCTGCTGGCACGTAGTTAGCCGGTGCTTCTTCTGCTCCTACCGTCACAAAAGCTTCGTCAGAGCTGAAAGCGGTTTACAACCCGAAGGCCGTCATCCCGCACGCGGCGTCGCTGCATCAGGCTTTCGCCCATTGTGCAATATTCCCCACTGCTGCCTCCCGTAGGAGTCTGGGCCGTGTCTCAGTCCCAGTGTGGCCGGTCACCCTCTCAGGCCGGCTACCCGTCGTCGCCTTGGTAGGCCATTACCCCACCAACAAGCTGATAGGCCGCGAGTCCATCCACCACCGATAAATCTTTCCACCCCGTCCCATGCAGAACAAGGTCATATCCAGTATTAGCACCGGTTTCCCGGAGTTATCCCAGAGTGGAGGGCAGGTTACTCACGTGTTACTCACCCGTTCGCCACTAATCCACCCAGCAAGCTGGGCTTCATCGTTCGACTTGCATGTGTTAAGCACGCCGCCAGCGTTCGTCCTGAGCCAGGATCAAACTCTCCGATAAAAACCTAAACTCTTATCCAAGAGAATTGGTACCTGACAAACACCACCACACCCCACCGGGGGCGGCAAAGCATGGTGGCCAAAATACAAACTATGGCATCAATAATCTGACACGCTGTTGAGTTCTCAAGGATCGGACGCACACCGTGGACCCACCGCTACTCGCGGCTTCCCCTCCGGGGCAACCTCTCCAGCCTACCTCATCCTCCGCCCCCACCCCAAATCCGTGTTCCGGAGAAGGGAGAGAAGCATCAACAGAGAGTTGAGCCGGGGCAACTCCCGCAGCAGCGGGGCGCGAGGAAGAACTTTACCCACGCCCCCACCCCAACACCAAATCGAGGTAAAGCCGCAGGTCAAGGACCTGGCCTGACCGCTCAGCCGGACCCGGCGACGCGTCGCCGCCGGCCCAGTGGGCCACGGCGGTGCCCACAGCGGCGGTGCCCACCAGCGGCGGTGACATCCGTGTGGCCCCACGTCCGCGCCCACACGACGGACGACCTACCCGTCCGTCCTCGGGGGAAGGGCAGGCCCAGCTCGACGCGGGTCGACGCGGAGCGGGCACAGACATCGTCGCACCCCGGGGCCCGGCGCCCCCCTCTGGGACCGCGGCCGCCGGCGGCACTGTGACCAACGCAATCCCGCCCCCCGCACAGTGGGCGCGTGCTGGAAACGCAGGAAGCCCCTGGTCAACCATGGGTTGACCAGGGGCTCCTGGAATGATGGTCCGGCGGTGTCCTACTCTCCCACACCGTCTCCAGTGCAGTACCATCGGCGCTGTCAGGCTTAGCTTCCGGGTTCGGAATGTGACCGGGCGTTTCCCTGACGCTATGACCGCCGTAACAATATCGAGTTGTTCGAACATCTACCGGGCCCACACGGATGTGGGGGGTGTTCGTATCTCGAGAGACCGTACAGTGGACGCGTAACATCTTTGTTGTTTTAAGTTGTCGGCTTATTAGTACCGGTCAGCTCCACACATTACTGTGCTTCCACATCCGGCCTATCAACCCAGTAGTCTAGCTGGGAGCCTCTCACCCCTTAAGGGGCATGGAAACCTCATCTTGAAGTGTGCTTCCCGCTTAGATGCTTTCAGCGGTTATCACGTCCGAACGTAGCTAATCAGCGGTGCTCTTGGCAGAACAACTGACACACCAGTGGTTCGTCCATCCCGGTCCTCTCGTACTAGGGACAGCTCTCCTCAAGTTTCCTACGCGCGCAGCGGATAGGGACCGAACTGTCTCACGACGTTCTAAACCCAGCTCGCGTACCGCTTTAATGGGCGAACAGCCCAACCCTTGGGACCGACTCCAGCCCCAGGATGCGACGAGCCGACATCGAGGTGCCAAACCATGCCGTCGATATGAGCTCTTGGGCAGGATCAGCCTGTTATCCCCGGGGTACCTTTTATCCGTTGAGCGACGGCGCTTCCACAAGCCACCGTCGGGTCACTAGTCCCGACTTTCGTCTCTGCTCGACATGTCTGTCTCACAGTCAAGCTCCCTTGTGCACTTACACTCGACACCTGATTGCCAACCAGGCTGAGGGAACCTTTGGGCGCCTCCGTTACCCTTTGGGAGGCAACCGCCCCAGTTAAACTACCCACCAGGCACTGTCCCTGATCCGGATCACGGACCGAGGTTAGATATCCAGAACGACCAGAGTGGTATTTCAACGATGACTCCACGAACACTGGCGTGCCCGCTTCACAGTCTCCCACCTATCCTACACAAGCCGTACCGAACACCAATACCAAGCTATAGTAAAGGTCCCGGGGTCTTTCCGTCCTGCTGCGCGTAACGAGCATCTTTACTCGTAGTGCAATTTCGCCGAGTTCGCGGTTGAGACAGTGGAGAAGTCGTTACGCCATTCGTGCAGGTCGGAACTTACCCGACAAGGAATTTCGCTACCTTAGGATGGTTATAGTTACCACCGCCGTTTACTGGCGCTTAAGTTCAGAGCTTCGCCTTACGGCTAACCCGTCCCCTTAACGTTCCAGCACCGGGCAGGCGTCAGTCCGTATACATCGTCTTGCGACTTCGCACGGACCTGTGTTTTTAGTAAACAGTCGCTTCTCCCTGGTCTCTGCGGCCGTCGACGCTAACCCGCGAGGGGTTTCACGTCTTCGGCCCCCCTTCTCCCGAAGTTACGGGGGCATTTTGCCGAATTCCTTAACCACGATTCACTCGATCGCCTTGGTATTCTCTACCTAACCACCTGAGTCGGTTTGGGGTACGGGCGGCTCGAACCTCGCTAGGAACTTTTCTAGGCAGCATAGGATCACCCTACTTCCCGCATACACGGTCACCATCAAGCCTCGGACACTGATGGGGCGGATTTGCCACTCCCCGGTCCTGCGCTCTTGGACGTGGACTACCATCGCCACGCGGAGGCTACCTTCCTGCGTCCTTCCATCGCTTACCTACTACACGCTCGGGTCACGCGTTCCACTCCCCAGCCATCCACCCGAAGGTGAACAGCGACGGGAAGCTTCAGGCGCTTAGCATCACGTGATTCGGTACTGGGCGGTTCTTCGCCGGTTCCGGAATATCAACCGGATGTCCATCGACTACGCCTGTCGGCCTCGCCTTAGGTCCCGACTTACCCAGGGCAGATTAGCTTGACCCTGGAACCCTTGGTTATTCGGCGGAGGAGTTTCTCACTCCTCTTTCGCTACTCATGCCTGCATTCTCACTCGTGTCGCGTCCACACCTCGATCACTCGGATGCTTCACTCGCGACACGACGCTCCCCTACCCAGCAACACGCCTGGACCCACACAAGTGTGGGCCGAGCACTGTGTCACTGCCACAGCTTCGGTGGTGTGCTTGAGCCCCGCTACATTGTCGGCGCGGAATCACTTGACCAGTGAGCTATTACGCACTCTTTAAAGGGTGGCTGCTTCTAAGCCAACCTCCTGGTTGTCTCAGCAACTCCACATCCTTTCCCACTTAGCACACGCTTTGGGACCTTAGCTGGTGATCTGGGCTGTTTCCCTCTCGACTACGAAGCTTATCCCCCGCAGTCTCACTGCCATGCTCTCACTTACCGGCATTCGGAGTTTGGCTGACGTCAGTAACCCGGTGGGGCCCATCAGCCATCCAGTAGCTCTACCTCCGGCAAGAAACACATGACGCTGCACCTAAATGCATTTCGGGGAGAACCAGCTATCACGGAGTTTGATTGGCCTTTCACCCCTACCCACAGCTCATCCCCTCAGTTTTCAACCTAAGTGGGTTCGGGCCTCCACGCGGTCTTACCCGCGCTTCACCCTGGCCATGGGTAGATCACTCCGCTTCGGGTCTAGACCCAGCGACTATGGGCGCCCTGTTCGGACTCGCTTTCGCTACGGCTTCCCCACACGGGTTAACCTCGCCACTGAGCACTAACTCGCAGGCTCATTCTTCAAAAGGCACGCCGTCACCCCACAAGGAGGCTCCGACGGATTGTAGGCACACGGTTTCAGGAACTATTTCACTCCCCTCCCGGGGTACTTTTCACCTTTCCCTCACGGTACTTGTCCGCTATCGGTCACCAAGGAATATTTAGGCTTAGCAGGTGGTCCTGCCAGATTCGTACGGGATTTCTCGGGCCCCGTACTACTTGGGAGATGCGATACGGAGTCAGAGACATTTCGACTACCGGGGTGTCACCGTCTGTGCCAGGCCTTTCCAGACCCTTCGTCTATGACTCTGATTTCTTACTCCGCACCAGCGTGGTAGCACTGGTACACACATTCCCACAACCCCAGAACTGCAACCCCTACCAGGTATCACACAGAACTGGTTTAGCCTCTTCCGCTTTCGCTCGCCACTACTCACGGAATCACGGTTGTTTTCTCTTCCTGTGGGTACTGAGATGTTTCACTTCCCCACGTTCCCTCCACTCACCCTATATATTCAGGTGAGGGTGACAGGCGATGAAGCCTGCCGGGTTTCCCCATTCGGAAATCCTCGGATCAATGTCTGGTTATCGACTCCCCGAGGCTTATCGCAGATTCCTACGTCCTTCTTCGGTTCTTGGTGCCAAGGCATCCACCGTGCGCCCTTAAAAACTTAAAAGCTACAAAGATGCTCGCGTCCACTGTACAGTTCTCAACATACGACCAGGCCCACCCCAGGCAGTTCCTTCCACCACGCACACCCAGCTCATGCGAGCCAGGCGCGGGTCTGGAAGAACCCGGGGCCCCGGAAACCAGAGGCACTCGTACCCCACCACCCCATCACGGAGCGGTCGGGCCCGATCCCTCAGGACCCAACAACGTGTCAGCACCACACCCACCCACGCACCCGACGCTTTCCCCACCCCCGAAAGGGCCGTACTCACGAACCAGGCGCACAGCATGCGCGCGGCGACAGATCATCGACGTTCCACCCAGAGCAACCCACCGTGGAACACTCGTCCACGAAGCAGGCCACATACGACCAACCCCCACCAGCAACGCCGGCACGGGTTCGGTCAGTGATGCTCCTTAGAAAGGAGGTGATCCAGCCGCACCTTCCGGTACGGCTACCTTGTTACGACTTAGTCCCAATCACCAGTCCCACCTTCGACGGCTCCCTCCACAAGGGTTGGGCCACCGGCTTCGGGTGTTACCGACTTTCGTGACTTGACGGGCGGTGTGTACAAGGCCCGGGAACGTATTCACCGCAGCGTTGCTGATCTGCGATTACTAGCGACTCCGACTTCATGGGGTCGAGTTGCAGACCCCAATCCGAACTGAGACCGGCTTTAAGGGATTCGCTCCACCTCGCGGTTTCGCAGCCCTCTGTACCGGCCATTGTAGCATGCGTGAAGCCCAAGACGTAAGGGGCATGATGATTTGACGTCATCCCCACCTTCCTCCGAGTTGACCCCGGCAGTCTCCTATGAGTCCCCACCATCACGTGCTGGCAACATAGAACGAGGGTTGCGCTCGTTGCGGGACTTAACCCAACATCTCACGACACGAGCTGACGACAACCATGCACCACCTGTATACCGACCTTGCGGGGCCCCCATCTCTGAGGGTTTCCGGTATATGTCAAGCCTTGGTAAGGTTCTTCGCGTTGCATCGAATTAATCCGCATGCTCCGCCGCTTGTGCGGGCCCCCGTCAATTCCTTTGAGTTTTAGCCTTGCGGCCGTACTCCCCAGGCGGGGCGCTTAATGCGTTAGCTGCGGCACGGACCCCGTGGAATGGGACCCACACCTAGCGCCCAACGTTTACGGCGTGGACTACCAGGGTATCTAATCCTGTTCGCTCCCCACGCTTTCGCTTCTCAGCGTCAGTAATGGCCCAGAGACCTGCCTTCGCCATCGGTGTTCCTCCTGATATCTGCGCATTCCACCGCTACACCAGGAATTCCAGTCTCCCCTACCACACTCTAGCCTGCCCGTACCCACTGCAAGCCCGGGGTTAAGCCCCGGGTTTTCACAGCAGACGCGACAAGCCGCCTACAAGCTCTTTACGCCCAATAATTCCGGACAACGCTCGCACCCTACGTATTACCGCGGCTGCTGGCACGTAGTTAGCCGGTGCTTCTTCTGCTCCTACCGTCACAAAAGCTTCGTCAGAGCTGAAAGCGGTTTACAACCCGAAGGCCGTCATCCCGCACGCGGCGTCGCTGCATCAGGCTTTCGCCCATTGTGCAATATTCCCCACTGCTGCCTCCCGTAGGAGTCTGGGCCGTGTCTCAGTCCCAGTGTGGCCGGTCACCCTCTCAGGCCGGCTACCCGTCGTCGCCTTGGTAGGCCATTACCCCACCAACAAGCTGATAGGCCGCGAGTCCATCCACCACCGATAAATCTTTCCACCCCGTCCCATGCAGAACAAGGTCATATCCAGTATTAGCACCGGTTTCCCGGAGTTATCCCAGAGTGGAGGGCAGGTTACTCACGTGTTACTCACCCGTTCGCCACTAATCCACCCAGCAAGCTGGGCTTCATCGTTCGACTTGCATGTGTTAAGCACGCCGCCAGCGTTCGTCCTGAGCCAGGATCAAACTCTCCGATAAAAACCTAAACTCTTATCCAAGAGAATTGGTACCTGACAAACACCACCACACCCCACCGGGGGCGGCAAAGCATGGTGGCCAAAATACAAACTATGGCATCAATAATCTGACACGCTGTTGAGTTCTCAAGGATCGGACGCACACCGTGGACCCACCGCTACTCGCGGCTTCCCCTCCGGGGCAACCTCTCCAGCCTACCTCATCCTCCGCCCCCACCCCAAATCCGTGTTCCGGAGAAGGGAGAGAAGCATCAACAGAGAGTTGAGCCGGGGCAACTCCCGCAGCAGCGGGGCGCGAGGAAGAACTTTACCCACGCCCCCACCCCAACACCAAATCGAGGTAAAGCCGCAGGTCAAGGACCTGGCCAGGCGGGATCCGGCAGGCGGGGCGCGTCAGGTCGTCCCGTCGTCCTCGACCGTGATGCCGATCTTCCCGACCAGCTCCCCCGACTCCATACGCTGCAGGGCCTCGCGGGTGGCCGACAACGGAAAGGTGGAGTCCACGACGGGCCGCAGCCCGGCGGTCTCCACGAAGCGGCATAGCTGCTGCAGCTCGGCGAGGGTGCCCATGGTCGAGCCGACCACCCGCAGCTGCTTGAAGAAGATCTTGGTCAGCTCCGCCCGCGGCGGGGCGTCGCCGGAGGTCGCCCCACAGATGACGATCGTCCCTCCGGGGCGCAGCGCGTTGACCGAGTGCGACCACGTCGCGGCACCGACACTCTCCAGCACCGCGTCCACGCGGGCCGGCAGCCGCGCCCCCGTCTCGAAGGCCTGCTGCGCACCCAGCTCGAGCGCGCGCCGACGCTTCTCCTCGCTGCGGCTGGTCACCCAGACGGTCAGACCCGCCGCCGCGCCGAGCTGCACGAGGGCCGTCGCCACTCCCCCGCCGGCCCCCTGCACGAGGACCGTGTCACCAGGACGGACCCCCGCGTTGCGGAAGAGCATCCGGTAGGCGGTGAGCCAGGCCGTGGAGAGCGCGGCCGCCTCGACGGCGCTGAGGTGCTCGGGCTTGACGACCCAGTGACCCTCCGGCACCGCGAGCTGCTCGGCGAGCGTCCCCTGGTGCAGCTCGGAAAGCAGCGAACGGCGCGGGTCGAGCGTGATGTCGTCCGCCCAGCCGGGGGTGCCGGCCACGACGGGGAGCACCACCACCTCACCGAGCTCCGGGTGCCGTACCACGGCGTCGCAGCCCAGGATCATCGGGAGGCGCTCGGGCGGCAGGCCCACCCCCCGGAGGGACCACAGGTCGTGATGGTTCAGGCCCGCAGCCACGACCGGCAGGACCCGCCACCCGTTCCGCTCCTCCGGCTCGGGGCGCTGGTCCACGACCAGGCCGGACAGCGGGTCCTCGGGAGAGATGGCGGCGGCGTAGGCGGCGAGCATGGTGCCAACCTAGCGGCTCGGTCCTGTCCCGGCAGGAGGGATCGACCGGGCGGCCGTCACCCCTCGAGGGAGCGGACGGCCCTGCTCTCGCGGTCCCGGGCGAGGAGGGCCTCGGCACCGTCGGGATAGCTGATCTCCTCGAGCACCAGGCCGTGGGCCGGCATCACCTGGACGGCCGGGTCGCGTCGACGCGCCGCGAGGATCTCGGCGGGCCACCCCACCTCGCGCCGCCCCTCCCCCACGGGGACGACCACGCCGACGAGGGCCCGCACCATGCTGTGGCAGAAGGCGTCGGCCTCGACGGTGCCGACGAGGACCCCGTCGGCGCCGCGTTCCCACCCGTAGTGCAGCAGGGTCCGGACGGTCGTCGCGCCCTCGCGCGGCTTGCAGAAGGCCGCGAAGTCGTGCAGCCCCACCAGCGAGGAGGCGGCCGCGTCCATGGCGGTCACGTCGAGGGGCCGGCGCCAGACGACCGTGTCCGAGCGGCGCAACGGGTCGAGCAGCTCGGGACGGTCGGCCAGTCGGTAGGTGTAGCGCCGGCGGAGGGCGGAGAAGCGCGCGTCGAAGACGTCCGGGACGACGGTGGCACGTCGGACGACGACGTCCGGGGGCAGCACCCCGCGCAGCCGGCTGACGAGCGCCTTCTCCGGAGACCGGTCGGACCTCCCGGGGACGGCGGCCCACCGGTCGGGGTCGACGTCGAGGTGGCAGACCGAGCCGCGGGCGTGCACACCCGCGTCGGTGCGGCCGCCGACCGTCAGCTGCGGCGGGTCGGTGCGCAGCACGGTGGCGAGGGCGCCCGCGAGGGTCTCCTCCACGGTGCGCAGGCCGGGCTGGCGGGCCCAGCCGGAGAAGCCGGTCCCGTCGTAGGCGAGGTCGAGGCGGATGCGCACGGGTCCCATCCTGCCCTGCCCCCGCGCCGGCCCGGGACGCGACCGCCCCGTGCGCCTCACCACGTCCGCGCGCAGGAGGACCCCGGAACGCCACAAGGCCGTCTCCCCGCGGACGGGGAGACGGCCTCGACGGACGTGCTGGAGGCTCAGGCCTTGTCGGCGGACTCCTCGGCGTCGTCGGCACCGGCCGAGACCACGGCGGCCTCGGTCGTGTCGTCGGCGGTCTCGTTGTCGGCCACCTCGGTGGTCTCGCCCTCGGACGCCACCTCGGCGCCCTGCTCCGCGGCGGCGTCGGCAGCCTCGACCTCGGCCTGGGCCTGGTCGACGGCGGCCTCGTCGCTCGTGGTGGGCTCGGCGGCCTCGACCTCGGCGTCGCTGACGGCGGCGTCCTTGGCGGCGCGCTTGGTGGCGCCCTCCGCCTGCGTGACGACGGCCTTCTTGGCGACGGGCTCGCGCACCAGCTCGATCACGGCCATGGGGGCGTTGTCGCCCTTGCGCGGCGCGATCTTGGTGATGCGGGTGTAGCCACCCTCGCGCTCGGCCATGTCGGGCGCGATCTCGGTGAACAGGCGGTGCACGACGCCCTTGTCCCGGACGGTGGTCAGGACGCGGCGGCGGTTGTGCAGGTCACCTCGCTTGGCGAACGTGATGAGGCGCTCGGCCAGCGGGCGCAGGCGCTTGGCCTTGGCCTCGGTGGTGGTGATGCGGTCGTGCTCGAACAGGGCGGTGGCCAGGTTCGACAGCATCAGGCGCTCGTGCGCCGGACCGCCGCCGAGGCGCGGGCCCTTCTTGGGTGCAGGCATGGTCAGACTCCTCGCGTGAAGTAGATATCAGTACTGCTCGTCCTCGACGAAAGCGGCATCGCCCTCGTCGTCGTAGGACCCGTCCTCGTAGCTCGCCGCACCCTCGAACCCGGGCGGGCTGTCCTTGAGCGCGAGGTTCATCTCGGCCAGCTTGTCCTTGACCTCGTCGATGGACTTCGCACCGAAGTTGCGGATGTCCAGCAGGTCCGCCTCGCTCCGACCGACGAGCTCACCCACGGTGTGGATGCCCTCGCGCTTGAGGCAGTTGTAGGAACGGACGGTCAGGTCGAGCTCCTCGATCGGCAGCGCCAGGTCGGACGCCAGGGCGCCGTCACCGTTCGACGGGCCGATCTCGATGCCCTCGGCCTCGACGTTCAGCTCGCGCGCGAGACCGAACAGCTCGACCAGGGTCTTGCCCGCCGACGCCATGGCGTCACGCGGCGTGATCGAGTTCTTGGTCTCGACGTCGACCACGAGACGGTCGAAGTCGGTGCGCTGCTCGACACGGGTCGCCTCGACCTTGTAGGTCACGTTGAGCACCGGGGAGTAGATGGAGTCGACCGGGATGCGGCCGATCTCCTGGTCGCCGGACTTGTTCTGGGCGGCCGAGACGTAGCCACGACCGCGCTCGACGGTCATCTCCATCTCGATCTTGCCCGAGTCGTTCAGCGTGGCCAGGTGCAGGTCGGGGTTGTGGATCTCGACCCCGGCCGGCGGCGCGATGTCCGCCGCGGTGACCGCGCCGGCGCCCTGCTTGCGCAGGTACATGACGACCGGCTCGTCGTGCTCGCTCGAGACGACCAGACCCTTGAGGTTGAGGATGATCTCGGTGACGTCCTCCTTCACCCCCGGGATGGTGGAGAACTCGTGCAGCACGCCGTCGATGCGGATGCTGGTCAGCGAGGCGCCGGGGATGCTCGAGAGCAGGGTCCGGCGCAGGGAGTTGCCGAGGGTGTAGCCGAAGCCCGGCTCCAGCGGCTCGATGACGAACCGGGAGCGGTTCTCGGCGACGACCTCTTCGGAGAGGACGGGGCGCTGTGCGATGAGCACTGTGTTCTTTCCTTTCCACGGGCGACCGCTATATGACGCCTCGTGAGCGGTACCGGCACGGTGGCCGGCGCGCACGGCATACCTCTGTCCGTATGCGGTGCGGCCCGGACCGGGAGCCGCCCCGCGCCCGCACGCGCTGCGCGGGGGCGGGGCGGCTCCGGTGGTCCGGGTGGTGGTCGGGGCCGGAGCCCCGACGATCAGTTCTTGGAGTAGAGCTCGACGATCAGCTGCTCGGTGAGGATCGTGTCGATCTGCTCACGCGTCGGCAGCTGGTGGATCAGGATCTTCAGCGAGCCGGGGACGACCTTCATCCAGGCCGGGACCGGGCGGTCGCCGAAGGTCTCGCGCGCCAGCTGGATCGGGAACTTCTCCAGCGACTGCGGGCGGATCTCGATGATGTCGTACTGCTGCACGCGGTACGACGGGACGTCGACGCGCTGACCGTTGACCAGGAAGTGGCCGTGGGTCACGAGCTGGCGGGCCGCACGGCGGGTGCGGGCCAGGCCGGCGCGGTACACGACGTTGTCGAGGCGCGACTCGAGGATGATGAGCAGGTTCTCACCGGTCTTGCCGGGACGACGGGCGGCCTCGGCGTAGTAGCGGCGGAACTGCTTCTCCATGACGCCGTAGGTGAAGCGGGCCTTCTGCTTCTCCTGCAGCTGGGTCAGGTACTCCTTCTCCTGCGAACGGCGACGGC
This genomic interval carries:
- a CDS encoding zinc-binding dehydrogenase translates to MLAAYAAAISPEDPLSGLVVDQRPEPEERNGWRVLPVVAAGLNHHDLWSLRGVGLPPERLPMILGCDAVVRHPELGEVVVLPVVAGTPGWADDITLDPRRSLLSELHQGTLAEQLAVPEGHWVVKPEHLSAVEAAALSTAWLTAYRMLFRNAGVRPGDTVLVQGAGGGVATALVQLGAAAGLTVWVTSRSEEKRRRALELGAQQAFETGARLPARVDAVLESVGAATWSHSVNALRPGGTIVICGATSGDAPPRAELTKIFFKQLRVVGSTMGTLAELQQLCRFVETAGLRPVVDSTFPLSATREALQRMESGELVGKIGITVEDDGTT
- the truA gene encoding tRNA pseudouridine(38-40) synthase TruA, which codes for MRIRLDLAYDGTGFSGWARQPGLRTVEETLAGALATVLRTDPPQLTVGGRTDAGVHARGSVCHLDVDPDRWAAVPGRSDRSPEKALVSRLRGVLPPDVVVRRATVVPDVFDARFSALRRRYTYRLADRPELLDPLRRSDTVVWRRPLDVTAMDAAASSLVGLHDFAAFCKPREGATTVRTLLHYGWERGADGVLVGTVEADAFCHSMVRALVGVVVPVGEGRREVGWPAEILAARRRDPAVQVMPAHGLVLEEISYPDGAEALLARDRESRAVRSLEG
- the rplQ gene encoding 50S ribosomal protein L17 — protein: MPAPKKGPRLGGGPAHERLMLSNLATALFEHDRITTTEAKAKRLRPLAERLITFAKRGDLHNRRRVLTTVRDKGVVHRLFTEIAPDMAEREGGYTRITKIAPRKGDNAPMAVIELVREPVAKKAVVTQAEGATKRAAKDAAVSDAEVEAAEPTTSDEAAVDQAQAEVEAADAAAEQGAEVASEGETTEVADNETADDTTEAAVVSAGADDAEESADKA
- a CDS encoding DNA-directed RNA polymerase subunit alpha, whose protein sequence is MLIAQRPVLSEEVVAENRSRFVIEPLEPGFGYTLGNSLRRTLLSSIPGASLTSIRIDGVLHEFSTIPGVKEDVTEIILNLKGLVVSSEHDEPVVMYLRKQGAGAVTAADIAPPAGVEIHNPDLHLATLNDSGKIEMEMTVERGRGYVSAAQNKSGDQEIGRIPVDSIYSPVLNVTYKVEATRVEQRTDFDRLVVDVETKNSITPRDAMASAGKTLVELFGLARELNVEAEGIEIGPSNGDGALASDLALPIEELDLTVRSYNCLKREGIHTVGELVGRSEADLLDIRNFGAKSIDEVKDKLAEMNLALKDSPPGFEGAASYEDGSYDDEGDAAFVEDEQY
- the rpsD gene encoding 30S ribosomal protein S4 is translated as MARYTGPITKKSRRLKVDLVGGDKNFDLRPFPPGQHGRRRSQEKEYLTQLQEKQKARFTYGVMEKQFRRYYAEAARRPGKTGENLLIILESRLDNVVYRAGLARTRRAARQLVTHGHFLVNGQRVDVPSYRVQQYDIIEIRPQSLEKFPIQLARETFGDRPVPAWMKVVPGSLKILIHQLPTREQIDTILTEQLIVELYSKN